The following coding sequences are from one Methanococcoides orientis window:
- a CDS encoding DUF2115 domain-containing protein — translation MNTADLLSSLQKSARSVPISDIMKARAFMVRSASSLPKKYREAYSTELFNYLYTIFTEISNSKQPEMNETIDAEEYDDLMKRLEQMGISEDKNQKYFNQLVNLTAPYLVFIVKKPIHPIGMVFPGGDQVLEKDGIYYCPVKDKQNNVECALCKFCICRDAEELIKGDKWKMEV, via the coding sequence ATGAACACTGCAGATCTTCTTAGCTCGCTTCAAAAATCTGCACGAAGCGTTCCTATATCCGATATTATGAAAGCAAGGGCCTTCATGGTCAGATCAGCTTCCAGCTTGCCTAAAAAGTACAGGGAAGCATATTCAACTGAGCTTTTCAACTATCTATATACAATCTTCACAGAGATCAGTAATTCAAAACAACCTGAAATGAATGAGACCATTGATGCAGAAGAGTATGATGATCTTATGAAAAGGCTCGAACAAATGGGTATTTCAGAAGATAAGAATCAGAAGTATTTCAATCAATTAGTGAATCTTACAGCACCCTATCTTGTATTCATTGTCAAAAAACCGATCCATCCAATAGGGATGGTCTTTCCGGGAGGAGATCAGGTCCTGGAAAAGGATGGAATATACTATTGCCCTGTGAAAGACAAGCAGAATAATGTGGAGTGTGCTCTCTGTAAATTCTGTATTTGCAGGGATGCAGAAGAACTGATAAAAGGAGATAAGTGGAAAATGGAGGTTTAA
- a CDS encoding MFS transporter, translating into MDQNGCEPKKPRLFPLLLINFINTLGFGIVIPFLVFLVERFGGNAIVYGFIGAMYPAFQLIGAPILGRWSDIHGRKKILLISQAGTLLSWIIFLLAFFTPVKSLVSVNSAFFGAFVITIPLLILFIARSFDGLTGGNIAVANAYLADITEEKDRNKNFGKMSISANLGFIIGPALAGLLSITIYGELIPVLAAALISLAGTIAIVLYLPESRQCTISKAKKISFREVIGLKNIPYMLLLYFLIFLGFNIFYTAFPLHAIRTLQWSVADMGIYFSVLGILMIVVQGPILSMAVKRHSDAYLAIAGSIILGTNFLLLVSGNIALTYLAAAFFALGNGLMWPSILSIISKLAGKEHQGAVQGFASSFSSLASIAGLILGGFLYEILGGVSFIVAAVIIYTVFLLSFRMLSFEKEVQEEV; encoded by the coding sequence ATGGACCAGAATGGCTGTGAACCAAAAAAACCAAGGCTTTTTCCTTTACTGTTAATCAACTTTATCAATACCCTTGGCTTTGGAATAGTCATCCCATTCCTTGTTTTTCTGGTAGAGAGATTTGGTGGAAATGCCATCGTTTACGGATTCATTGGTGCCATGTATCCAGCATTCCAGCTAATAGGAGCTCCCATACTTGGAAGATGGTCTGATATTCATGGAAGAAAGAAGATATTGTTAATATCCCAGGCAGGCACATTGTTATCCTGGATCATATTCCTCCTTGCATTTTTCACCCCCGTAAAGAGCCTTGTGAGCGTCAATTCAGCCTTTTTTGGAGCATTTGTTATCACGATACCACTTCTGATACTTTTCATCGCCAGAAGCTTTGACGGACTTACGGGAGGGAACATAGCCGTAGCAAATGCTTACCTTGCAGACATAACTGAAGAAAAGGACCGCAATAAGAACTTTGGAAAAATGTCCATTTCTGCAAATCTCGGATTCATAATAGGACCAGCACTTGCAGGCCTGCTTAGCATAACGATCTATGGAGAACTTATTCCGGTACTTGCTGCTGCCCTCATATCCCTTGCAGGAACTATTGCAATAGTTCTGTATCTGCCTGAATCAAGGCAGTGCACCATAAGTAAAGCAAAGAAGATCAGCTTCAGGGAAGTGATCGGGCTAAAGAACATACCATATATGTTACTGCTATATTTCCTGATATTCCTCGGATTCAACATATTCTACACAGCATTCCCACTTCATGCGATCCGCACTCTTCAGTGGTCTGTTGCTGACATGGGAATCTATTTTTCAGTACTCGGCATCCTGATGATCGTAGTTCAGGGACCGATCCTCAGCATGGCGGTAAAGAGGCATTCAGATGCTTACCTTGCAATAGCAGGAAGCATCATACTTGGCACGAACTTCCTTCTGCTGGTATCCGGAAATATTGCTCTTACATACCTTGCAGCCGCTTTCTTTGCACTTGGGAACGGACTTATGTGGCCTTCGATCCTTTCCATAATCTCAAAACTTGCAGGCAAGGAACATCAGGGTGCCGTACAGGGTTTTGCCAGTAGCTTTTCAAGCCTTGCCAGCATTGCAGGACTGATCCTTGGAGGATTCCTCTATGAGATACTTGGAGGAGTGTCGTTCATAGTAGCAGCAGTGATAATTTACACAGTATTCCTGCTGTCTTTCAGGATGCTTTCTTTTGAAAAGGAAGTGCAGGAAGAGGTTTGA